A genomic window from Lycium barbarum isolate Lr01 chromosome 4, ASM1917538v2, whole genome shotgun sequence includes:
- the LOC132636518 gene encoding uncharacterized protein LOC132636518 — protein sequence MDHLYQVNHSSAVNHPKDGLPSTQSSNDALRQMGPEGKRGAVHEEMKRVGRLPPSSAYATHRMRVLNKILQLLSIQRTTSQDEELELLFSGLSLG from the exons ATGGATCACTTATATCAAGTTAATCACAGCAGTGCCGTAAATCACCCCAAAGATGGCCTCCCTAGCACCCAGTCTTCTAATGATGCACTTAGGCAGATGGGGCCTGAAGGTAAAAGGGGAGCAGTTCATGAAGAAATGAAGAGAGTAGGCAGACTTCCACCAAGCAGTGCATATGCCACTCATCGGATGCGCGTCCTAAACAAAATCCTGCAACTTCTGTCGATTCAG CGAACCACTTCACAGGATGAGGAGTTGGAATTGCTGTTTTCTGGGCTCTCTCTTGGGTGA
- the LOC132636520 gene encoding histone H2B.2-like, translating into MAPKAEKKPAEKKPTATATAEKTKAGKKLPKDSGAAAAGDKKKKRSKKSVETYKIYIFKVLKQVHPDIGISSKAMGIMNSFINDIFEKLAQESSRLARYNKKPTITSREIQTAVRLVLPGELAKHAVSEGTKAVTKFTSS; encoded by the coding sequence ATGGCACCAAAGGCAGAGAAAAAACCCGCAGAGAAGAAACCCACTGCCACCGCCACCGCCGAGAAAACAAAGGCAGGCAAAAAGCTGCCCAAGGATTCTGGAGCTGCCGCTGCGGGAGACAAGAAAAAGAAGAGGTCAAAGAAATCGGTCGAGACATACAAGATATACATATTCAAGGTGTTGAAGCAAGTTCATCCAGATATAGGGATATCAAGCAAAGCTATGGGTATAATGAACAGTTTTATTAATGATATATTCGAGAAGCTTGCTCAGGAATCTTCTAGATTGGCTAGGTATAATAAGAAGCCAACAATCACTTCTCGGGAGATTCAAACTGCCGTCCGGTTGGTTCTTCCTGGTGAATTGGCCAAGCACGCTGTCTCTGAGGGTACTAAGGCTGTTACCAAGTTTACTAGCTCTTAG